One segment of Mycolicibacterium baixiangningiae DNA contains the following:
- a CDS encoding phosphatidylinositol mannoside acyltransferase, with amino-acid sequence MTALGGRPPGTDKLKDWGYAAGWRVVRALPDTAVRTMFDAGARYSARNGGPEQLRKNLARVTGVAPADVPDELMRASLASYARYWREAFRLPAMDHRELGRELTVDGIQHVWDALEAGRGAVVALPHSGNWDMAGVWLVQNHGTFTTVAERLRPESLFNRFVAYRESLGFEVIPLSGGERPPYQLLRDRLRANRVVCLMAERDLTRHGVAVDFFGEPTRMPAGPAKLACETGAALLPVHCWFDDDGWGMQVFAPLDTSGGDVGAITQALADQFAINIAKHPEDWHMLQPQWLADLSDARRAKLAGAG; translated from the coding sequence GTGACCGCACTCGGCGGCCGGCCGCCCGGCACCGACAAGCTGAAGGACTGGGGGTACGCCGCCGGCTGGCGGGTGGTCCGAGCCCTACCGGATACCGCGGTGCGCACCATGTTCGACGCCGGGGCCAGGTACTCGGCGCGCAACGGCGGCCCCGAGCAGCTGCGCAAGAACCTCGCCAGGGTCACGGGCGTCGCGCCGGCCGACGTGCCCGACGAGTTGATGCGCGCATCGCTCGCGTCGTACGCCCGGTACTGGCGCGAAGCGTTCCGGCTGCCGGCGATGGACCACCGCGAGCTGGGACGGGAGCTCACCGTCGATGGCATCCAACACGTCTGGGATGCACTCGAGGCCGGCCGCGGCGCCGTCGTGGCACTGCCGCACAGCGGCAACTGGGATATGGCCGGGGTGTGGCTGGTGCAGAACCACGGCACGTTCACCACGGTGGCCGAACGGCTGCGGCCCGAGTCGCTGTTCAACCGCTTCGTCGCCTACCGCGAAAGCCTCGGCTTCGAGGTGATCCCGCTGTCCGGGGGTGAGCGCCCGCCGTATCAGCTGCTGCGAGACCGGTTGCGCGCCAACCGGGTGGTGTGCCTGATGGCCGAACGCGACCTGACCCGTCACGGCGTCGCGGTCGACTTCTTCGGCGAGCCCACCCGGATGCCCGCGGGACCGGCGAAGCTGGCGTGTGAGACCGGGGCGGCGCTGCTGCCGGTGCACTGCTGGTTCGACGACGACGGCTGGGGCATGCAGGTCTTCGCACCGCTCGACACCTCAGGCGGCGACGTCGGGGCGATCACCCAGGCGCTGGCCGACCAGTTCGCGATCAACATCGCCAAGCACCCCGAGGATTGGCACATGCTGCAACCGCAGTGGCTGGCCGACCTGTCCGACGCGCGCCGCGCCAAACTGGCCGGAGCCGGTTAG